Genomic DNA from Bacillus horti:
TATAGTTCATTTTTCTATAGTTTATTGCCTATAGTTCATCTTTTATAGTTTATCACTAATAGGGAAAAAGAAGCTAGGTTTTTACCTAGCTTCTTTCAACATGCATGCCTTCTTTAGCATTGCTCTAGCTTTGCTTCTCCTATGCTTTCATTGTGGAGTTACGCTACTCCACCTCCCTACCTTGTAACTCGATTAACGACAAGCTTTTGAATCAATGTATTTAGAATACTAATGATTATCCCAGCAATAAAGGCCGTGCCAAATCCATCAATAACAAAGCCATCTATAAAGGATGCGGTAATCAGTAAGGTAATCGCATTAATAACAAGAAGGAATAAGCCTAGAGTGATGACGGTAATCGGTAGTGTTAAAAATATGAGAATAGGACGAACTATCCCATTAACTATCGATAGAATGACAGCCGCTAATAAAGCCACTCCCGCACCATCAATGGAAAATTTGGTTAACCAACCGGCCACAATCATAAGTGTAGCCCAATTGACCAAAATTCCAAGCAACCATCTCACATTTAATCAGCCTCTCTTTCAACAATTTGAATGGAACCCGTGTTGGTTTTCGCCTTCACCTGGTGCCTTTGTTCTTCTCCTTGTTCAAAATGATACGCCTTAAGCTTTGAGCTCTCTTCATCTATATTAACACGAGTATGAGGAATTTGTACGTTGATTTGCCCATGATTCGTATTTAGTTCCCCATAAACCCCTCTACTTAATCTAGGGAAAGTCACACGAA
This window encodes:
- a CDS encoding phage holin family protein, which encodes MRWLLGILVNWATLMIVAGWLTKFSIDGAGVALLAAVILSIVNGIVRPILIFLTLPITVITLGLFLLVINAITLLITASFIDGFVIDGFGTAFIAGIIISILNTLIQKLVVNRVTR